The proteins below come from a single Flavobacteriales bacterium genomic window:
- a CDS encoding glucose-1-phosphate thymidylyltransferase, which translates to MARIVLFDGPSREHLLPLTFTRPVCHLRVGILTIKEKWEHHTTGDVLVHTQDYLSPLFGDEIPQDESLFVDGSVIPTPTFIHTLYDLDEGVCITSAGQVIAFRGDLSHLEPGGLDSYQKMEVDAGLIVEINSPADIFSLNGLAMEQDIQLFVHLDAILDDTNTVIGEELYMEPGAKINASVINTDTGPVYIGKNAEVMEGCMIRGPFSLGEGATLKMGTKIYGPTTIGPHSKVGGEVNNSVIQGYSNKGHDGFLGNSVIGEWCNLGADTNTSNLKNNYGPVRVWDYTVGDFIDTGKMFHGLVMGDHSKCGINTMFNTGTVVGVNANVFQAGFPPKFIPSYAWGAGENAGTYDLERSFEVARAVCARRDVDFGPKQEDLMHHIFELTKKYRTD; encoded by the coding sequence ATGGCCCGAATCGTCCTTTTCGATGGTCCCAGTAGGGAGCACCTTCTACCTCTCACATTCACCCGCCCCGTATGTCACTTACGCGTTGGTATCCTTACCATCAAGGAGAAATGGGAACATCATACGACTGGAGATGTACTTGTACATACCCAGGATTACCTTAGCCCTTTGTTCGGAGATGAGATCCCTCAAGACGAATCACTGTTCGTAGATGGATCGGTCATTCCCACTCCTACTTTCATCCATACCCTCTATGATCTGGATGAAGGCGTGTGCATCACATCTGCCGGACAGGTGATCGCATTCAGAGGTGATCTGAGCCACTTGGAACCTGGAGGGCTGGACAGCTACCAGAAGATGGAAGTGGACGCTGGACTCATCGTGGAGATCAACAGCCCAGCTGATATCTTCAGCCTCAACGGGCTTGCTATGGAGCAGGACATCCAACTATTCGTGCATCTGGACGCCATTCTGGATGACACCAATACCGTGATAGGAGAAGAGCTCTATATGGAGCCCGGAGCCAAGATCAACGCATCGGTCATCAATACCGATACGGGGCCGGTCTACATCGGTAAGAATGCGGAAGTGATGGAAGGATGTATGATCAGGGGACCTTTCTCTCTAGGCGAAGGAGCCACTTTGAAGATGGGGACCAAGATATATGGCCCCACAACTATAGGTCCGCATTCCAAAGTAGGTGGAGAAGTGAATAATTCGGTGATCCAGGGATACTCCAACAAAGGTCATGACGGCTTCTTGGGTAACTCAGTGATAGGTGAATGGTGCAACCTAGGTGCAGATACGAATACTTCCAATTTGAAGAACAACTATGGACCGGTCAGGGTATGGGATTATACAGTTGGAGACTTCATCGACACAGGAAAGATGTTCCATGGTCTGGTGATGGGCGATCACAGCAAGTGCGGTATCAATACCATGTTCAACACTGGTACAGTAGTAGGAGTGAATGCCAATGTCTTCCAGGCCGGATTCCCTCCCAAATTCATTCCTAGCTACGCATGGGGAGCAGGTGAGAATGCCGGTACATATGACTTGGAGCGCTCCTTCGAAGTGGCACGTGCAGTATGTGCCCGCAGAGATGTAGACTTCGGACCAAAGCAGGAAGATCTGATGCATCACATATTCGAGTTGACCAAGAAGTATCGGACAGATTAA
- a CDS encoding type B 50S ribosomal protein L31 — translation MKKGIHPDNYRPVIFKDMTNGEMWLSRSTASSEETEKWEDGNEYPVVKLEISYKSHPYFTGKLQFVDTAGRIDKFRNKYAKFDKKKDAPKEDAPAEESGES, via the coding sequence ATGAAGAAAGGCATACATCCTGATAACTACAGGCCCGTCATTTTCAAGGACATGACCAACGGAGAAATGTGGTTGAGCCGTTCTACTGCTTCTTCAGAGGAGACCGAGAAGTGGGAGGATGGAAATGAGTACCCAGTAGTCAAGCTGGAGATCTCATACAAATCGCACCCTTACTTCACAGGTAAGCTGCAATTCGTTGACACAGCTGGACGTATCGATAAGTTCCGTAACAAATACGCGAAATTCGATAAGAAGAAGGATGCGCCAAAAGAAGACGCTCCCGCTGAAGAGAGTGGCGAAAGCTGA
- a CDS encoding acyl-CoA reductase, with amino-acid sequence MALLGRIFESIAAGHPWPGYEIGISKDEYEDIDRLIEEAERLNGWFTRQQVIFALASWAELLKEELLKSWSSHYPFAEESKRVGLIMAGNIPMVGMHDLISVLLSGHHLILRPSSDDHVLIRMVVALLTTLDEAYHDIIQWADGKLKGHEAIIATGSDNTSRYFEYYFSQVPHIIRKNRNGIAILNGQETEAELKALGQDIFQYFGLGCRNVSKIYVPEGYDLDTFFGGIYPHHSIIEHNKYANNYDYYRSVFLLNEDNILDNGFLLLKRHEALASPMASLHYERYSDEDALRKSLSAQSDQIQCIVSRKDVPFGKAQSPALDDYADGVDTMQFLAEL; translated from the coding sequence TTGGCATTACTTGGAAGGATTTTCGAGTCGATAGCTGCCGGACATCCCTGGCCGGGATACGAGATCGGGATAAGCAAAGATGAGTATGAAGACATCGACCGCCTCATCGAAGAAGCAGAACGACTCAATGGATGGTTCACCCGCCAACAGGTCATATTCGCTTTGGCCTCTTGGGCGGAACTCCTCAAAGAAGAGTTGCTCAAATCTTGGTCTTCTCACTATCCATTTGCAGAAGAATCCAAACGTGTAGGATTGATCATGGCCGGGAACATTCCTATGGTCGGGATGCATGATCTCATATCCGTGCTTCTCAGTGGCCATCACCTGATACTCCGGCCTTCATCGGATGACCATGTCCTCATACGTATGGTGGTGGCGCTGCTCACGACCCTAGATGAAGCTTATCATGATATCATCCAATGGGCTGATGGGAAACTGAAAGGCCATGAGGCCATCATTGCCACCGGAAGTGATAACACCTCTCGGTATTTCGAGTACTATTTCTCTCAAGTACCCCATATCATCCGAAAGAATAGGAATGGGATAGCTATACTCAATGGCCAAGAGACTGAAGCTGAACTCAAGGCCTTGGGTCAGGATATCTTCCAGTACTTCGGTCTGGGATGTCGGAATGTGAGCAAGATCTACGTCCCTGAGGGCTATGACCTGGACACATTCTTCGGGGGTATCTATCCACATCATTCCATCATCGAGCATAACAAGTATGCCAATAACTATGACTACTACCGTTCGGTATTCTTACTGAATGAGGACAATATCCTTGACAATGGATTTCTCCTTCTGAAGAGACACGAGGCCCTGGCCTCTCCCATGGCCAGCCTGCACTATGAGCGGTATTCTGATGAAGATGCTCTTCGTAAGAGCCTATCTGCTCAGTCCGATCAGATCCAATGCATCGTATCGAGGAAGGATGTCCCCTTCGGAAAAGCCCAATCTCCCGCACTGGATGACTATGCAGATGGGGTGGATACCATGCAGTTCCTGGCTGAGCTCTGA
- a CDS encoding 4Fe-4S dicluster domain-containing protein: MAIRITDECINCGACEPECPNNAIYEGGAEWKFSDGTSLKGMIQGYNSGMQVDAEKSNEPVDMDVYYIVTDKCTECKGFHDEPQCAAVCPVDCCVDDEDWRESEAQLLEKKDQLHL, from the coding sequence ATGGCAATACGTATAACAGACGAATGTATCAATTGTGGGGCCTGTGAGCCAGAATGCCCGAATAACGCCATCTATGAAGGAGGTGCAGAATGGAAATTCTCTGACGGCACCTCACTGAAAGGGATGATACAAGGGTATAACTCAGGTATGCAGGTGGATGCCGAGAAATCCAATGAACCTGTGGACATGGATGTATACTATATCGTCACGGATAAGTGCACCGAGTGCAAGGGTTTCCATGATGAACCACAATGCGCTGCGGTCTGTCCAGTCGATTGCTGTGTAGATGATGAGGACTGGAGAGAGTCTGAAGCCCAGTTGCTCGAGAAGAAGGATCAGCTGCACCTCTGA